In Deltaproteobacteria bacterium, a single genomic region encodes these proteins:
- a CDS encoding sugar ABC transporter permease, giving the protein MIAPAILYVVAMIGVPFILALMYSLSDATTGEPNFRFVGLRNFGAALADPVFRLSLKNTFFFALVSQTLVIILSRVVATALMKEFHGKWLARFLIMLPWTAPIALGTIGWLWMLDSIFSPFDWVLRRLGLLGTPNALLGPMQNLYWLGQPALAMFSVVLVHVWRLLPLATVIQMAGLSSIPRDLLEAAEVDGASPLRRTFEITIPLTLPIISIAFLFGLVFTFTDVTVVYVLTRGGPIHSTQVLSTWTFFKGIEGGDLAQGAAISLFLFPVLAGVASLMLRMARKSEVV; this is encoded by the coding sequence ATGATCGCCCCGGCCATCCTTTATGTCGTGGCCATGATCGGGGTCCCCTTTATATTAGCCCTGATGTACAGCCTCAGCGATGCCACGACCGGAGAGCCTAATTTTCGCTTTGTGGGTCTACGAAACTTCGGGGCGGCCCTGGCCGACCCGGTCTTTCGTCTTTCCTTGAAAAATACCTTTTTCTTTGCCCTGGTTTCCCAGACTTTGGTCATCATCCTGTCCAGGGTTGTCGCCACTGCTTTGATGAAAGAGTTCCATGGCAAATGGCTGGCCCGCTTCCTGATCATGCTCCCCTGGACGGCACCGATCGCCCTGGGGACCATCGGCTGGTTGTGGATGCTCGATTCGATCTTCAGTCCCTTCGACTGGGTCCTCCGTCGCCTGGGGCTGCTCGGTACACCGAATGCCCTGTTGGGACCGATGCAAAACCTCTACTGGCTCGGCCAACCGGCCCTGGCCATGTTTTCGGTGGTGCTGGTCCATGTCTGGCGATTGCTGCCCCTGGCCACGGTGATTCAAATGGCGGGCTTGAGCTCCATCCCCAGGGACCTCCTGGAAGCCGCCGAAGTGGATGGGGCGTCTCCCTTACGCCGGACTTTTGAGATTACCATCCCCTTGACCCTGCCCATCATCAGCATCGCCTTCCTGTTCGGTCTGGTTTTTACCTTCACCGATGTGACGGTCGTTTATGTGCTGACCCGGGGCGGGCCGATCCATAGTACCCAGGTGCTTTCAACCTGGACTTTCTTTAAAGGAATTGAGGGCGGGGACCTGGCCCAGGGTGCGGCTATTTCCCTCTTTCTCTTTCCGGTCCTGGCCGGTGTGGCTTCCCTGATGCTGCGGATGGCCCGGAAAAGCGAGGTGGTCTGA
- a CDS encoding carbohydrate ABC transporter permease: MRNVRKLLGRGGFYSLVGGFAFFGAFPFYWMMIATFKRDHDLFRPENNPFIFNEPPTLDHLRLLLFDTHYLQYLLNTFWIGMAVVLITLIAAVPAAYSLARWARGWGETLGIGIFLTYLVPPTILFIPLSRFASALGLQESLWSLILIYPTFTIPFCTWLLMGFFKSIPRDIEEQAMIDGLSRFGAMTRVVLPLGISGILTVVVFAFTLSMHEFIYALTFISVSVKKTISIGVPTELVRGDVFQWGPLMAGALLASIPVAVIYTFFLDRFISGFTMGAVK, encoded by the coding sequence ATGAGAAATGTGCGAAAACTGTTGGGCCGCGGGGGCTTTTACTCTTTGGTAGGGGGCTTTGCCTTTTTCGGGGCCTTCCCTTTCTACTGGATGATGATCGCCACCTTCAAAAGGGATCACGATCTCTTCCGGCCGGAAAACAATCCCTTTATCTTTAACGAACCGCCCACCCTGGACCATCTGCGCCTCCTTTTATTTGACACCCACTATCTCCAATATCTTTTAAATACCTTCTGGATCGGTATGGCCGTTGTTTTGATTACCCTGATAGCCGCGGTCCCGGCGGCCTACAGCCTGGCCCGCTGGGCCAGGGGCTGGGGAGAGACCCTGGGGATCGGGATCTTCCTGACCTACCTGGTTCCGCCGACGATCCTGTTCATTCCGCTGTCCCGATTTGCCTCGGCCCTGGGTCTTCAGGAATCGCTTTGGTCCCTGATTCTCATCTATCCGACCTTCACCATCCCCTTTTGCACCTGGCTTTTGATGGGGTTTTTCAAATCCATACCCCGGGATATCGAGGAGCAGGCCATGATCGACGGGCTCTCCCGGTTCGGGGCTATGACCCGGGTGGTGCTGCCCCTGGGCATCTCGGGGATCCTGACGGTGGTGGTCTTCGCCTTTACCCTGTCCATGCACGAATTCATTTATGCCCTGACCTTTATTTCCGTCTCGGTCAAAAAGACGATCTCCATCGGCGTGCCGACCGAACTGGTCCGGGGGGATGTTTTTCAATGGGGTCCGCTGATGGCCGGGGCCCTCCTGGCCAGTATCCCTGTGGCGGTCATTTATACTTTTTTCCTGGACCGGTTTATCTCCGGCTTCACCATGGGGGCCGTAAAGTAG